In Blautia wexlerae DSM 19850, a single window of DNA contains:
- a CDS encoding DegV family protein, with amino-acid sequence MRYKIIIDSCGELLDEWKKDECFESIPLTLMVGAEQIIDDETFDQAEFIDKVAACPECPKSACPSPERYMRAYDCEAEHIYAVTLSSELSGSYNSALLGRDLIMEDHPDKKIHVFNSRSASIGESLIGMKIQECEEAGMSFEEVVSTVEHYIEGQHTFFILENLDTLRKNGRLSKVKALVASALKIKPVMGSTDDGNICQLDQARGMNRALIKLVEQVIEKTPDSAEKVLAISHCNCPARAQVLKEAFEERMKLAKIVVLDTAGVSSMYANDGGVIVAV; translated from the coding sequence TTGAGATATAAGATTATCATAGATAGTTGTGGAGAACTTTTGGACGAATGGAAGAAAGATGAATGTTTTGAATCCATTCCACTGACTCTGATGGTAGGAGCTGAACAGATCATAGATGATGAAACATTTGATCAGGCAGAGTTTATTGATAAAGTGGCAGCCTGCCCGGAATGTCCGAAATCAGCCTGCCCGTCACCTGAGAGATATATGAGAGCATATGACTGCGAGGCTGAGCATATTTATGCAGTGACTTTGTCTTCTGAGCTGAGTGGTTCCTATAACAGTGCGTTGCTTGGCAGAGATCTTATTATGGAAGACCATCCGGATAAAAAAATACATGTGTTTAATTCACGTTCCGCATCCATCGGGGAAAGCCTGATCGGAATGAAGATACAGGAATGCGAAGAAGCAGGGATGAGTTTTGAAGAAGTTGTTTCAACTGTGGAACATTATATTGAAGGACAGCATACATTTTTTATACTTGAGAATCTTGATACTTTGAGAAAGAACGGCCGTCTGAGCAAAGTGAAAGCGTTAGTGGCCAGTGCATTGAAAATCAAACCGGTCATGGGTTCTACGGATGATGGAAATATCTGCCAGCTGGATCAGGCAAGAGGTATGAATCGTGCTCTGATCAAGCTTGTAGAGCAGGTAATCGAGAAAACCCCGGACAGTGCAGAGAAGGTTCTTGCCATCAGTCACTGCAATTGTCCGGCAAGAGCACAGGTGCTCAAAGAGGCTTTTGAAGAGAGAATGAAACTTGCAAAGATCGTAGTCCTTGATACAGCGGGTGTAAGTTCTATGTATGCAAATGACGGCGGAGTGATCGTTGCAGTATAA
- a CDS encoding cold-shock protein, whose translation MNKGTVKWFNAEKGYGFITGEDGADVFVHFSAINGEGFKSLEEGQAVTYDLTEGARGMQAANVTKL comes from the coding sequence ATGAACAAGGGAACTGTAAAATGGTTCAACGCAGAAAAAGGTTACGGATTTATCACTGGTGAAGACGGTGCAGACGTATTTGTACATTTCTCCGCTATCAATGGTGAAGGATTCAAATCCCTTGAAGAAGGACAGGCTGTAACATACGACTTAACAGAAGGCGCTCGTGGTATGCAGGCTGCAAACGTTACAAAATTATAA